Part of the Pseudomonadota bacterium genome is shown below.
ATGCCTCATCTTGCCGGCTTGATAATCGTCGGCGGCCTGCACGAGCTCCTCTTCCGTATTCATGACGAACGGGCCACGCCGTGCAACCGGCTCATGAATGGGCTCGCCGTTGAGCACCAATAGCGTAGCGTCTTCCCTGGCATCGATGGCAATCCGCTCGCCGCTTGTATCGAACAAGGCCAATTCGGATGCCTTCATGGCATGTGAGCCGCTCAAGAGAATGTCTCCATGCAGTAGACCCTCCAGTTGCATAAACTTCCACGTGGATCGTCAGGAAAGGGCGTAGAAGACAGGGTTGCAGCGAGTTTGTAGCGTTGCGCTGGACATCACCACCGGTGATATCCAGCCTTTAAGTAAAATAACTGGTCTCATGATCAGAAAGACTAGGAAGCGGTCTGCACTTCGCGGTATAATGTGTTTCCGCAAACA
Proteins encoded:
- a CDS encoding pirin family protein, which gives rise to MQLEGLLHGDILLSGSHAMKASELALFDTSGERIAIDAREDATLLVLNGEPIHEPVARRGPFVMNTEEELVQAADDYQAGKMRHLY